From Pseudoleptotrichia goodfellowii, a single genomic window includes:
- a CDS encoding cyclase family protein: protein MDYPGHFVKNARLAGDFKVEDTVLPLVVIDLSEKVKENNDYEISIDDIKEFEEKHGTVPEGSFVVFRSDWSKRWPCIVSLTNADKNGNAHSPGWPVSTLEFLFDERNIAGVGHETLDTDAAVTCAKNGDLVGERYILQKDKFQVEAMANLDKLPPVGAVIFIAAPRIIHANGLPVRAWAVIPE from the coding sequence ATAGATTATCCGGGGCATTTTGTTAAAAACGCACGTCTTGCAGGGGATTTCAAAGTTGAGGACACTGTATTACCTCTTGTTGTTATTGATTTGAGTGAGAAAGTGAAAGAAAATAATGACTATGAAATTTCAATAGATGACATTAAAGAATTTGAAGAAAAACACGGGACTGTTCCTGAGGGTTCATTTGTAGTTTTCAGATCTGACTGGAGTAAAAGATGGCCTTGTATAGTTTCCCTTACAAATGCTGATAAAAATGGAAATGCTCATTCACCGGGTTGGCCTGTTTCCACTTTGGAATTTTTATTTGATGAAAGAAATATAGCCGGAGTAGGACACGAAACACTTGATACCGATGCAGCAGTTACCTGTGCAAAAAACGGGGATTTGGTAGGAGAAAGATACATTCTTCAAAAAGATAAGTTTCAGGTAGAAGCTATGGCAAATCTTGATAAATTACCTCCTGTGGGAGCTGTTATATTTATAGCCGCACCGAGAATTATTCATGCAAACGGTTTACCTGTAAGAGCATGGGCAGTTATACCTGAATAA
- a CDS encoding IS1634 family transposase, with translation MASLVFLYNKKYNKTYVYESINYWDKSEKKSKSKRKLIGIKDPLTGQIVPTSTQKKKLEENKAQNDKRKFYGANLLLNLIAKKLGLTSNLKECFPDLYKEILSVAQYLILEKDSPISRYEKWSKIHKTFNRSELTSQRISEMFSEINESGKNNFFKLQAEQLKEDEYWAYDTTSISSYSKAINQMRYGYNKENDTLAQINLAILYGEKSRLPFYYRVLPGNIVDVSTVRRLIKDVQYIGVKKPKLVMDRGFYSKNNIDELMNNKFKFIVGTKSSSKIIKERIEKVKDIKKFTNYIAEYNIYGKKKYLCGTIQTRKIRSIFTCMCFLMMKKL, from the coding sequence ATGGCTTCTTTAGTTTTTCTATATAATAAAAAATACAATAAAACTTATGTTTATGAATCTATTAACTATTGGGATAAATCTGAAAAAAAATCTAAATCTAAAAGAAAATTAATCGGTATTAAGGACCCTCTTACTGGACAAATTGTACCTACTTCCACTCAAAAAAAGAAATTGGAAGAAAATAAAGCTCAAAATGATAAGCGTAAATTTTATGGTGCTAATCTGCTTTTAAATCTTATTGCTAAAAAATTGGGACTGACTTCTAATCTTAAAGAATGTTTTCCTGATTTGTACAAAGAAATTTTATCTGTTGCACAATATCTGATATTAGAAAAAGATAGTCCTATATCAAGATATGAAAAATGGAGTAAAATTCATAAAACATTTAACAGAAGTGAACTAACTTCTCAAAGAATAAGTGAAATGTTTTCAGAAATAAATGAAAGCGGAAAAAACAATTTCTTTAAATTACAGGCTGAACAGTTGAAAGAAGATGAGTATTGGGCTTATGATACAACAAGCATATCATCTTATTCAAAAGCTATTAATCAAATGAGATACGGATATAATAAGGAAAATGATACATTAGCACAAATCAATCTTGCAATTTTGTATGGAGAAAAGTCAAGATTGCCTTTTTACTATAGAGTTTTACCAGGAAACATTGTTGATGTGTCAACAGTTAGAAGATTAATAAAAGATGTTCAGTATATAGGAGTTAAGAAACCTAAATTAGTGATGGATAGAGGATTCTACAGTAAAAACAATATAGATGAACTCATGAATAATAAATTTAAATTTATTGTAGGAACAAAGTCATCATCAAAAATAATAAAAGAAAGAATAGAAAAAGTAAAAGATATTAAGAAATTTACTAATTATATAGCTGAATATAATATATATGGTAAAAAGAAATACTTATGTGGGACGATACAGACAAGGAAAATAAGAAGTATCTTTACTTGTATGTGTTTTTTGATGATGAAAAAGCTTTAA